Genomic window (Mycoplasma sp. NEAQ87857):
ACGTTTTTTATTAGCTGCATATCTTAATTTTCTTGCGATTGAACGATCTACAACAGCTCTATTACTTCCACCTTCAGCATTTAATACTTCAAAAACATTCTTTTTAGTAATTTTGGTATTTAAATCTTTTTTACCAATTACGACATCATCAGCTTGTTTTTCAAGTTCAATTTCTGTAGTAGCTGTATTATTTAAAATTTCAATTCTAGCTTCTTTATTTTCAATGATTTGTTCTACTTTATTATCAGTAGTTTCATTGTTAGTTTCTATATTTTTATTTGTCATATTATTTACCTTTCAATAGATCAATTGCCTTGATTTTGTTAATATTTCTTCATGATAGTAATGAAGTTAATGAGAATATACTAAAGATAATCACTATAGTAATAATTGTATTTACCGGAGTTAAATACAATGGGATTGAAATCAATGCTGATGTGGTTAAGAATCCTACAAATAATGACATTATACCAATTGTAATTGGAATTGCAATTAATAATGCTAGTAGGATAAATGGTATATAAATACCAAAGAACATTTTTATTTTTTCTTTTTGAGAGTATCCTAAAACACTTAAAGTAGCAATATTTTTCTCATTTTCTTGAACTAAAATAGTTGATACGATAATTAAAATAATTATTGCTAAAACGAATGAAATAATAGACATACTTGTAATAATAACTTGTGCAGTTTGAGCAATAATTTGAGTATATCCAACTTCAATATCTTTACTTCCTAATGAAGAAGCAATTGGAAAATACATCTTATTATCATAACTTTGGACAAAGTTGATAATATGATCTTTTGCATTATTTTTTTGTCTATTTCATTCATTAATGATCTCTTGATCACTAGTACCTGAAAAATCAGGATTTAAGAATTTAATAATTTGTTGTTTAGTATATCCGTTATTAAACATTACTCCATTATGTAAAGTAGTTTTAAATCCTGATGCTTGATCATTAATACCAAATATAGCATCATAAATATTATTTAAATCATTTGGAGTTAAGTTATTTGGATTTATACTATCAGAGCTTGATCAATATCCATTTATTGGATAAATAGCAGAAGAATATAATAATTGAATTGGTAATTTAGCACCTGAAAAAATTCCATTAAAAACTTCTGTTGAAGGATTATGTTGAAGTAAATTTAATCCTACTAATTGATCAATTGCACTTTTTGGAGCAATAAATTCTGTATTAATAAAGGTTTGATTAATAGCATGAACTTTAAATTTATAAACGCTATTATCAATCTTATTAGTTTTATTAATTCTATTTAATATATTTTGTTGATATCTAGTTGTTTTATTTAATATAGGTAGTTCAATGACATCTCCAACATTTAATTGGAATAAATCACTAGCAACCTTATTAATAATTAAAGGTATTTCTACATCTTTAATTTGATTATGGTTAACATTAGTTTGAATATCGTTAATTTCTTTTAATAAATCTTGGTTATTATCAACTATTTTAATATATTTTGAGTTTTCTAAATAACCATAAATTTTAATATTAGTATTTTCAATTTGGCTATCAGCATATGAATAAACTTCATCTAATTTTTTATTGTAGTAAATACCACCAAAAGAAACAAAGAATTCATAAACTTTTTTATCTTGTGGTCAGCGATTTTTATCAACTTTAGCATTTCATTTATTAATAAATTCATACCCATTAATTAAAAAATCACGATATTTTTTTCTAATCTCAGGATCAACAGTAACTTGTTTTTTAACAAAGTCATTACTAAATGGATTATATTCAAAATATCAAAAGGTTCCTTTAGCAGGATCGTCTGGATTTTGAATATATTTAAAGAAATATCCTCCATTAGCATTTAATTTAGCAGTAGCTATTGGATCGATGCTTCTTGCACCATTATCAGTTGAATTAAAGTATTCTAAATCATCTTTTAATGTTCAAACTAAGTTGGTTTGACTTCGTTCAAGTAATTTACCTACATTATCTCTTACTTTAATAACTTGAGATTTTAAAGTATCAGGTAAAGTATTATAAATTACACTTCAAGGGTCAAAATCACCACTAGCTCCTGGGATTTTAATATTAACTGAGAATTGAGTAATAATATGAGGATCAAATTGTCCTGGATTTCCATTAACGGTATTATTTGGATTAATAATTTCTGAAACTCCAGGTTTAAAGTAATCACTACGATATCTTTCAATTTCTTCAATGTTTCCATTTGGAACATATAAGCTATTGTTTAATTGTGCTTTAGATTCATCATAAATATTAATTGCTTTTCCTTCAGTTGTAGGAGTGATTAAATCATATTTAAAATTAAAGCTACGATGTTTATAAGTTTGTTTAACTGCTTTATCAAATACTCCAAAAGTAGATAACCCTAAAATAGTCATTGATGAAGCTAAAATTATACTAATAGCAAATGAAGTTAATTTTCAAAATCCATTAAATGCTAAAGCGAAAGAGAATTTATTTTTAACATTTTTGAATTTAACCATTTGTTGAGTTTTATTATATAAAGCACCAGTATTTAAATCAGATAATCCACTCATTAATTCAATTGGTTTAACTCTAAGAGCTTTTAAGGTAACCAAAATAATTAATCCACTCATTGCTGCTCAAGGAATAATGATAGTTAAAGCAAAAATTAAAGGATTAAAACTTAAAGTTTGGATTGGGAAAGTTCAATAACTAGAAAGTACATTCATTCCATATCCATGAAGCACAAATCCAGTAATATAACCTAAACTTGCTCCAATAATTGAAATAATAACAGCAAAACTAGTTAATGAAAAAGCAATTTGTAATGGTGAATATCCTTGAGATACTAAAATTCCTATAACTTTGTTTTTGTTAGCAATATATCTTTTGATAACAAAAACAATAGAAACAGAAACTAAAACAATAAGAATGATTAATAATCCACCACTAGTTAAGTTTAATGTTGAAATCATTGATTCAATAATTGAGATTCTAGTACTACGTTCTGGGTTAATTGGATCTAATTCATTAACTTTAAAGACTCTTTTAAGGTTGATCTTGTCATTAATTTGTTGTTTAACAAAAGTTTCAAGATTATTTTGGATTGAATCAAGATCTCTTTTATCAACGTTTAAAGTTAAATAATTTTTAACAGTATTAGCTGAATAAACTTGTTTAATTCTTTTAAATCCAATGTTATTAACATAAACTATAGCTTGATCTTGAGTATTAACTTGTAAATTATTTTCATCAATTAAAGGATAAATATAATCATAAGTTAATCCTTGACCAATAATAATAAATTCAATTCCACTAATATTAATTTTATAATCGCTAGTTAAACTATCAACTAAACGTTTAACTTCTAAAGGATTATGTGGAATTGGTCCATTATAGATTTTTTTATGATTATTTTGTAAATAAGCATAATTAACTTTAGCTAAATAAGCACTAGATTGACTAAAACGAATTAAGTTTTGTTCATAGTTAACATCTGTAATACTATTTAATAAAGCTAATTGCAATTTAATTAAATTTAAGCCAAAAGGAGACATTGTTTGAGCAATTACATCATTTTGAGCTTGGAATTTAATAAATTTATCATTATCTATTGCTAAAGCAATAGTGTCATTTGATTCAATAGTAGGAGGTTTAAATCCTGCTTTTTGATTGTTGAAAAATAAATCATTAATAAATTCATAAGCAGTAGTTTCATTTTGGAAAATACTTTCAAAATTAGCTAACTTATTTGATATTAAATAAGCTAAATTAGCATTATTTGAATCGCTTGAAGTAATATCAGAACTATTAACTAACAATCATAATAATAATTGAGGAGTTTTATTTCTTAATAATGGGTTTAATAAAACATCTGAAATACCTAAACTACTAAATGATTTATAGTTTCCCATTTTAACAAAGATATTATTAATAATCTTGTAATTATGGTAAATAATATCTTGTTTAAATACCCCATTAATTAAACTATTAATTACATTAGCAAATAATCCTTTATAAGGATAATGATTAGCATAATCATTACCAAAACCATAATACATATCACTTGCAGCTAAATATGAAAGATTTTTAGTTAATAATAATTCATTATCATTAATAAATTGTTTAAATTCTGGATATTTAGCTACTAAAGCAGCTAAAGCACTATTGGTATATTGATCATTTTGCTTGGTGAATAAAATATTTTTAGCATATAAAGGATCAGCTAAAGAAATAGATACACCAAATCCATTTGAAACTGTAGCTAAATTATTACTAAAAGTTAATGGGAATTCAAAAGAATTAAATTGATCAATTAATTCTTTTTGATTAAACAACTTTAATAAATCATTTGCAAAAGCAACTTTTTTAGCTAAATCAATATTTTCTAATCCATAAATTTTTCATCAAGGTTCAAAAATTGGATAAGCAAATTTAATTAAATCATAATCATTTGATCAATTAACTGCTAAAAATTGATTTAATGCACCACTAATTAATTGGTATAAAGCATTTTGATTATCGTTTAATGAACTACCAAAGTTTTTAAAGTAATCAATCACTGCACCTAAAGATGAATTAGTTGATAATTTATCAGTTGGAGCATAAGCTAATAAGTTTAATATTTTTTGTCATTTATTAACTTGTTTTGTAATTTCTGCTTGATTAATTTCAGTTTTTGAATTTCATTCAAAAAATAAGCTAGCTAAATATTTTTGACTTTTAAGCAATGAATCGTAAGATAAATGAGTTTGATTTTTAATTAATTGGATAAATAAACCTAAAGCATAAAAGGTATTACTATTATAGTTTTGATTAATCAACTGCTCTATAGAAGGTGGTTGATGTTTAGTTTGATTATTTGAAGAATTACTTGAACCTGAAGGATTAGCTAAAGCAAAGAAATCAAATAAATCAAGCTTATTAGGATCACTAGCAGGAATTTGTAATTTTAAATTTTTATCATAAGTAATAGTAGTTGCTTTTGATGAAAGATTAAACATTTTAATCAATTCATCTTTAAATCTTTTATTTGAACCTGGGGTGTTAAAAATTGATTTAAAGAAAGCATAAATAAAATCTGCATCTTTTAATGTTCCTGCAATGATATATTCATATCCACGAACTGAGATTTTTAAATCATGATCAGGGCGATCAAATGGAATTTCATATTTTTGTTGTTTGATTTTACTATCTAAAATTGAACGATATAAATCTAAATCAAAAGCTTTAATAAAGTATTTAACTCCATCTAATAAATTACTAAATGCTTGATCACTATTTTTGTTATAAGCATTAATTTGATTAATGATATTGCTAATAGAATCAGGAACAAAAGGTAAAAAAGCTTTAATTAAATTATTTTGATTTTCAAAATCAGTATTTAAAGCATATTTGATATCAATATTATCAACTAAAGTAATTAAATTGGTTTTTAATTTATTAACATTAATTGATTTAAGCAATCATAAAATAATTTCATGAATTGAATATTTATATTGATAGAATTTTTGACCTAAATGAGCTTTAATGTATTCACTATTTACTTCATTACCCATAGCATCATAATATTTATTATGGAATTTTTGGGTAAATTCTTTAGTGAAATTAGTAAATGAAACTCAATCAACACTATTAATAATATTTTTAACAGCATCAATTACTACTAAAGGATCTTTTGAAAGATTAACTAAAGCAGTAATTTGTTGTTCATTTAAAAAATCAATTTTTAAAATGTTGTTAGCAAAGTTTTTAAAGCTAATTAATTGCTGT
Coding sequences:
- a CDS encoding ABC transporter permease, producing MKNLFKEVFKSLTKNKVVVAGLTLLIFLTTGIFTLINSVGSAMNKQFNNYKNESKAHNLTVDLNLPVNGNAYNDGYYLNGLTKSQIDNQIRNNQDLDPTFIKYNEANSETSDFLVDWDEIKKYQTKNNSNNLPLYKQGFVNLSNFKPLDNSNNNLYLSIKDLTHLFDGSETKIHINADNNSLTKTFSVINDYKLPLYVWSNDAIINLEHQVLLNDLNTITLDKTYKLSDIAYINNLNNKVYLSQLQTMFINLKTKVATFDILVKNDWRQNNEPYYAVDINQIANNLGFKLTKDNVYVKDFPSTFNTNLINYASLSSDYLNGEHNLFNLNLKTSFNINQLIGDINTLLPYSKYQVFYTFKPNQEYNLPIEWITKRVVVKNYLRKHYTSTYDDLHAKDWDGTYKSYIENIKSTNNNVLPEYLKEFSFWQKSIKTLYFKYNTATGLLEKIPFNSDEQKGFVSYNEINNALLYFSKNNSLLAKYQYPETKTISQIENKDHISLDQYPNYITPNIKSLRFNIIKDGALKITKLSIYNKAIELINNSKYSNNNFNTAKNKAELNHPLIGVRESITVDSFNNNKKQVFHFVNTGDEHKKIDGITNNLDQLINDPNSTLNIGASELDNVYKTKQLPPYLVTQYLNYAAFNFSIDPNFVKPKFDYVTLYVTNPLTKETNTFYNAKIYYLSNIDKNGNYSPSNGYAIANQIYNKDGKTFVIVKKTLNKDTNQYEWHNVVYQNIKDIALDQNDLLALLELNQWTLDAKIDPAGWATVVPGYSNNVYVPLGIRSPKPEIVAEAKIDNNLSIAINNIEKALLNSQLSSLGFLTNDEIYALIRAIKISFAANDFYKIFANNTFTFSILPKLMLDTLYELTHNPNGDYLAKIVDTLFNRVKHLVTYDQNNIRSIEQQKQYLIQQLISFKNFANNILKIDFLNEQQITALVNLSKDPLVVIDAVKNIINSVDWVSFTNFTKEFTQKFHNKYYDAMGNEVNSEYIKAHLGQKFYQYKYSIHEIILWLLKSINVNKLKTNLITLVDNIDIKYALNTDFENQNNLIKAFLPFVPDSISNIINQINAYNKNSDQAFSNLLDGVKYFIKAFDLDLYRSILDSKIKQQKYEIPFDRPDHDLKISVRGYEYIIAGTLKDADFIYAFFKSIFNTPGSNKRFKDELIKMFNLSSKATTITYDKNLKLQIPASDPNKLDLFDFFALANPSGSSNSSNNQTKHQPPSIEQLINQNYNSNTFYALGLFIQLIKNQTHLSYDSLLKSQKYLASLFFEWNSKTEINQAEITKQVNKWQKILNLLAYAPTDKLSTNSSLGAVIDYFKNFGSSLNDNQNALYQLISGALNQFLAVNWSNDYDLIKFAYPIFEPWWKIYGLENIDLAKKVAFANDLLKLFNQKELIDQFNSFEFPLTFSNNLATVSNGFGVSISLADPLYAKNILFTKQNDQYTNSALAALVAKYPEFKQFINDNELLLTKNLSYLAASDMYYGFGNDYANHYPYKGLFANVINSLINGVFKQDIIYHNYKIINNIFVKMGNYKSFSSLGISDVLLNPLLRNKTPQLLLWLLVNSSDITSSDSNNANLAYLISNKLANFESIFQNETTAYEFINDLFFNNQKAGFKPPTIESNDTIALAIDNDKFIKFQAQNDVIAQTMSPFGLNLIKLQLALLNSITDVNYEQNLIRFSQSSAYLAKVNYAYLQNNHKKIYNGPIPHNPLEVKRLVDSLTSDYKINISGIEFIIIGQGLTYDYIYPLIDENNLQVNTQDQAIVYVNNIGFKRIKQVYSANTVKNYLTLNVDKRDLDSIQNNLETFVKQQINDKINLKRVFKVNELDPINPERSTRISIIESMISTLNLTSGGLLIILIVLVSVSIVFVIKRYIANKNKVIGILVSQGYSPLQIAFSLTSFAVIISIIGASLGYITGFVLHGYGMNVLSSYWTFPIQTLSFNPLIFALTIIIPWAAMSGLIILVTLKALRVKPIELMSGLSDLNTGALYNKTQQMVKFKNVKNKFSFALAFNGFWKLTSFAISIILASSMTILGLSTFGVFDKAVKQTYKHRSFNFKYDLITPTTEGKAINIYDESKAQLNNSLYVPNGNIEEIERYRSDYFKPGVSEIINPNNTVNGNPGQFDPHIITQFSVNIKIPGASGDFDPWSVIYNTLPDTLKSQVIKVRDNVGKLLERSQTNLVWTLKDDLEYFNSTDNGARSIDPIATAKLNANGGYFFKYIQNPDDPAKGTFWYFEYNPFSNDFVKKQVTVDPEIRKKYRDFLINGYEFINKWNAKVDKNRWPQDKKVYEFFVSFGGIYYNKKLDEVYSYADSQIENTNIKIYGYLENSKYIKIVDNNQDLLKEINDIQTNVNHNQIKDVEIPLIINKVASDLFQLNVGDVIELPILNKTTRYQQNILNRINKTNKIDNSVYKFKVHAINQTFINTEFIAPKSAIDQLVGLNLLQHNPSTEVFNGIFSGAKLPIQLLYSSAIYPINGYWSSSDSINPNNLTPNDLNNIYDAIFGINDQASGFKTTLHNGVMFNNGYTKQQIIKFLNPDFSGTSDQEIINEWNRQKNNAKDHIINFVQSYDNKMYFPIASSLGSKDIEVGYTQIIAQTAQVIITSMSIISFVLAIIILIIVSTILVQENEKNIATLSVLGYSQKEKIKMFFGIYIPFILLALLIAIPITIGIMSLFVGFLTTSALISIPLYLTPVNTIITIVIIFSIFSLTSLLSWRNINKIKAIDLLKGK